DNA from Aliarcobacter skirrowii CCUG 10374:
ATCATATTTGCATCACTTTTTTTAGTTTTATACTCTATTTTTATGTTTTGGGGAGTTGAGCATGGAACTGGAAGTTTAGGAGGAGCTATGGTTCCTTCAATGATTCCAATCATAACATATATTTTTGTAGCAATATTAAGTAGAAAAACAATTAGTCTAAAACACTCTTTTGCTCTAATTTTAGGTGTTTATGGTGTTTTAAATATGATAAATATCTATCAATTTAATCTTGAAGAGATTTTTAGTAAAGATAATATATATTTTATAATTGCTTCAACACTATGGGCAATTATTACAATAATTACTTCAAAATCACTAAAAATAAATGCTTTTGTATTTACAACTTACACATACTTAATTTCAAGTGCTAGTCTATACTTTTTATACATAGATAGCTCAATATTTACAAAAATTTTAGAGTTTGATTATATCTTTTGGTTTAATATGTTTGTAATTACAATTTTAAGTACAACATTTGCAACTTCAATTTACTTTTTTGGAGCAGCAAAATATGGAGCGAAAGAGGTATCTAGTTTTGTATTTTTAGTTCCTGCAAGTGCTATTATAATTGGAAATATATTCTTAGATGAGAAGATTGAATTTACAACAATTATTGGAGTAGTTTTTGCAATGATTGCAATATATATTCTAAACAATCTAAACTTTTTTAGACTGTTTAGAAAAAAGAGTTTAATTAATTTATAAACTCTTTCTTTTCTACATCATATCCAAGCTCTTTGAATCTCTCAATTAAAGGTGGATGAGAGTAGTAGAAAAACATATAAAGCTTGTGAGAGTGAGGAAAACTTTTATTCTCATTTGCTAATTTTAATAAAGCATTTACCAAATCCTCTTTGCTAGATAAGTTTGATCCAAATTCATCTGCAGCGTACTCATTGTGTCTTGAAATTAGTGAGATTAAAGGCATTAAAAAAAAGCTTAAAGCTGTTGAAAATATTAAAAATATTGCAATAATTGAATATGGCTCATTATTTAATCCAAGTTTTAAAAATAACTCATCATTTAAATTTCCAAATATGGCAAAAAAAATAAACATAATAAATCCCATAATTCCAATATTTTTTAAAATATCTTTGTTTTTAAAATGCCCCAACTCATGTCCTAAAACTGCAAGTAGTTCATTATGAGATAGTTTTTGCACTAAAGTATCAAATAAAACAACTCTTTTTGTACTTCCAAGTCCACCAAAATAAGCATTTAATCTATTATCTCTTTTGCTAGCATCAACACTAAAAACTCCACTACTTCTAAAACCAACCTCTTTTAGAAGATTCTCAATTTTTGCTTCAAGCTCACTATCTTTTAATTTCTCAAATTTATCAAACATCTTATCTCTAATTAAAGGATAAAGCATATTTATTAAAATAATAACAGCAAAAACAAATATAAATCCAAATATCCACCAAGATGGAAAATTTAAAATAATATATGAAATTCCAGCAACAACAATTGAACCAAAAACAAAAGTTAAAATAGCTGACTTTATGGTATCTTTTATATATAAAGCAGGAGTTATAGTTGAAAATCCATACTTTTTATCTAACTTAAAAGTTTTATAAATATCAAAAGGCAGAGTTAAAATCCAATTTACAATAATAAAAGAATTTATAAATAAAACAGCTTTTAATATATAAGAGTCTGTTTGAATTAATGAGTCTAAATATTTAAGACCAAAACCAATCCAAAAAATAAATATAACAAAATCAGCAAATGAACTAGAAATTGACAATTTCTCTTTATCAACTGCATAGTTTCCAGCTTCAATATAAGAGTTTTGCTCTAAAATCAAAGCTTTATTTTTCATACTATCTTTTACAAATCCAATTTGCATAAATGATGTATAAATTGTAAAAGCAAAATATAAACAATACAAACCAATAAAAATTTCTAACACTAATTAATCCTTTAATAAATTTTATAAACTATATTCTATTTAAAATTTGCTCTAATCTCTTTTAATTTTGAGATTAAAACATCATCATTTGAAAAATATACAATATCAAGATTCTCTTTAAATGACTTTTTTGTAAAATTCATACTACCTATCATAGCCAATCTGTTATCAATAAGAATTGTTTTTAGATGCATCTTTTTTACACTATCTTTAAAAACAACATTAATATCATTTGATTTTAATAGATTATAAACTTCACTATCATCCTCTACTTTACTCTTGTCGAGTAAAACAGTGATTTTTACACCATTTTTTGAAGAATTTATTAAATCATTTGCTATTTTTTTATAAGAGAAGTTATACATTGCAATAAAAATATCTTTTTTTGCATTTAAAATCTCATAAGACAATCTATCTTCTAACTTTTTTGAATCTTTTGGAAGCACAAAAATATCATTTGCTACTAAAGAGCCTACAAATAAAAGTAAAAATATAATTTTTTTCATTTAACTCTCCAAAATATCAAATATATGATTTGGAATTTT
Protein-coding regions in this window:
- a CDS encoding DMT family transporter, translated to MSKNIFFFLIVVSMILWGASWISTKVLTNYINAYEMVFLRMGICFLSMAPIIFFSKMNYKLDLKTFILIIFASLFLVLYSIFMFWGVEHGTGSLGGAMVPSMIPIITYIFVAILSRKTISLKHSFALILGVYGVLNMINIYQFNLEEIFSKDNIYFIIASTLWAIITIITSKSLKINAFVFTTYTYLISSASLYFLYIDSSIFTKILEFDYIFWFNMFVITILSTTFATSIYFFGAAKYGAKEVSSFVFLVPASAIIIGNIFLDEKIEFTTIIGVVFAMIAIYILNNLNFFRLFRKKSLINL
- a CDS encoding M48 family metallopeptidase, whose product is MLEIFIGLYCLYFAFTIYTSFMQIGFVKDSMKNKALILEQNSYIEAGNYAVDKEKLSISSSFADFVIFIFWIGFGLKYLDSLIQTDSYILKAVLFINSFIIVNWILTLPFDIYKTFKLDKKYGFSTITPALYIKDTIKSAILTFVFGSIVVAGISYIILNFPSWWIFGFIFVFAVIILINMLYPLIRDKMFDKFEKLKDSELEAKIENLLKEVGFRSSGVFSVDASKRDNRLNAYFGGLGSTKRVVLFDTLVQKLSHNELLAVLGHELGHFKNKDILKNIGIMGFIMFIFFAIFGNLNDELFLKLGLNNEPYSIIAIFLIFSTALSFFLMPLISLISRHNEYAADEFGSNLSSKEDLVNALLKLANENKSFPHSHKLYMFFYYSHPPLIERFKELGYDVEKKEFIN
- a CDS encoding phospholipase D-like domain-containing protein, which codes for MKKIIFLLLFVGSLVANDIFVLPKDSKKLEDRLSYEILNAKKDIFIAMYNFSYKKIANDLINSSKNGVKITVLLDKSKVEDDSEVYNLLKSNDINVVFKDSVKKMHLKTILIDNRLAMIGSMNFTKKSFKENLDIVYFSNDDVLISKLKEIRANFK